From a region of the Xyrauchen texanus isolate HMW12.3.18 chromosome 39, RBS_HiC_50CHRs, whole genome shotgun sequence genome:
- the LOC127632652 gene encoding protein Wnt-4a, producing MSSGYFIRSLLMLFLALFSANASNWLYLAKLSSVGSISDEETCEKLRGLIQRQVQICKRNVEVMDAVRRGAQLAIDECQFQFRNRRWNCSTLESVPVFGKVVTQGTREAAFVYAISAASVAFAVTRACSSGELDKCGCDRNVHGVSPEGFQWSGCSDNIAYGVAFSQSFVDVRERSKGQSSNRALMNLHNNEAGRKAILNHMRVECKCHGVSGSCEVKTCWKAMPPFRKVGNVIKEKFDGATEVELRKVGTTKVLVPRNSQFKPHTDEDLVYLDPSPDFCEHDPRTPGLLGTAGRFCNKTSKAIDGCELMCCGRGFHTEEVEVVDRCSCKFHWCCYVKCKQCRKMVEMHTCR from the exons ATGTCATCGGGGTATTTTATAAGGTCACTGCTAATGCTCTTTCTCGCGCTCTTCTCCGCCAATGCAAGCAACTGGCT ATACCTGGCAAAGCTGTCATCAGTGGGAAGTATTTCTGATGAAGAAACATGCGAGAAGCTCCGGGGACTCATTCAGAGGCAGGTACAGATCTGCAAGCGTAATGTGGAGGTGATGGATGCCGTCCGCAGGGGTGCGCAGCTTGCCATTGACGAGTGCCAGTTTCAGTTCCGCAACAGACGCTGGAACTGCTCGACGCTAGAGAGTGTTCCTGTCTTTGGAAAGGTGGTCACCCAAG GTACTAGAGAAGCTGCCTTTGTGTACGCCATATCTGCTGCCAGTGTAGCCTTTGCAGTGACTCGGGCGTGCAGCAGCGGGGAGCTTGACAAGTGTGGATGTGACCGCAATGTACATGGTGTCAGTCCAGAGG GTTTCCAGTGGTCAGGATGCTCTGACAACATTGCCTATGGGGTTGCTTTTTCACAGTCTTTTGTAGACGTAAGGGAAAGAAGTAAAGGACAGTCATCCAACAGAGCCCTAATGAACCTTCATAATAATGAGGCAGGAAGGAAG GCAATTCTGAACCACATGAGAGTGGAATGTAAGTGCCATGGTGTTTCAGGCTCCTGCGAGGTGAAGACCTGCTGGAAGGCCATGCCACCCTTCCGCAAAGTGGGCAATGTTATAAAGGAGAAATTTGACGGAGCCACAGAAGTGGAGCTGCGAAAAGTGGGTACCACCAAGGTTCTGGTTCCACGGAACTCACAGTTCAAACCGCACACCGATGAAGATCTGGTGTACCTGGACCCAAGCCCAGACTTCTGCGAACATGACCCCAGAACGCCAGGTTTACTGGGAACTGCAGGACGCTTTTGCAACAAGACCTCAAAGGCCATCGATGGCTGCGAGCTCATGTGCTGCGGTCGAGGATTCCACACAGAGGAGGTGGAGGTGGTGGACAGATGCAGCTGCAAGTTCCACTGGTGTTGCTACGTCAAATGCAAACAGTGCCGCAAGATGGTAGAGATGCACACGTGTCGGTGA